A stretch of Verrucomicrobiota bacterium DNA encodes these proteins:
- the frr gene encoding ribosome recycling factor: MALDDHLLEAEDKMIKTEEIIQREFSGVRTSKASPALVENIMVEAYGATMRLREVANITVPEPRMLVVQPWDASNVGPIEKAIQKANIGLNPAVQGKLIRLVLPELSEERRRDLVKMTHKIAEDGRVAVRHVRRDTLEHIKKEAKKGGVSEEEEEHAEKEVQKLTDQYIAKIDVHLTAKEKEIMTV, translated from the coding sequence ATGGCACTCGACGACCACTTACTGGAAGCGGAAGACAAGATGATCAAAACCGAGGAGATCATCCAACGTGAATTTTCCGGCGTGCGGACCAGCAAAGCCTCCCCGGCCTTGGTGGAAAATATCATGGTGGAGGCCTACGGAGCCACCATGCGGCTGCGGGAGGTGGCTAATATCACCGTGCCCGAACCGCGCATGTTGGTCGTTCAACCCTGGGACGCCAGCAATGTTGGCCCCATTGAAAAAGCGATTCAGAAGGCCAACATCGGCCTCAATCCCGCCGTGCAAGGCAAGCTTATCCGGCTCGTGCTGCCGGAACTGAGCGAGGAACGCCGGCGTGATCTGGTCAAGATGACGCACAAAATCGCGGAAGACGGGCGCGTGGCCGTCCGGCATGTTCGCCGCGACACGCTCGAACACATCAAAAAGGAGGCCAAAAAGGGCGGCGTGAGCGAAGAAGAGGAAGAACACGCCGAGAAGGAAGTGCAAAAGTTGACGGATCAATACATTGCCAAGATTGATGTCCACCTGACGG